Genomic segment of Pararhodobacter zhoushanensis:
GCACCGAAAATGCGGCACAAGTGTCCCGGCGGACGGACCGATTCCAAGCCGTCTGTCAGCTTTCTTACGCGCTGTGCCGTGCCAGAACCCGCTGGCGCGCCGCCGCGCTGTCGTGGTCGGACACCGCGATCAGCGGCGGCAGCCGACGCAGCAACGCGTCCTCGTTCGGATCGCGCTGGTGATCGACCAGAACCACGCTCCACAGCGCCTCGATCAGCTGGATGCGCTGATCTTCTTCCAGCGCGAATTTGATCACGCGGGTGAAGCGCACAATATCGGGCGCATCGCCCTGCGCGACCTCGCCTTGCGCGCGCAGCGCGCGGGCCTCGGCCGGGGTCAGCGAAAAGATCGCCGCCAGCAGCGCGGCGACGGCGTCGCTTTCGTCGGGGGCATAGACCCCGTCGGCGCGCGCCGCATCAACAAGCAGAGCAGCCACGGCGATCTGCGGCGACACCTCGGCGCGGGCGGCGGCGTCGGAACGAAAGAGGGATTTGAACACGTCGATCATGGGTTTCTATGTGCCCCCTCGCCCGGCGCAGGGCAACCCGTTGCGCAACAAGCGCGCGTGATTTGCGGCTACCGCGCCTCGGCAGTGGCCAGCGCCAGACCGTCAACGACCGCTGTAAAGGCCTCGGACCGTCGCAAGGCAGCGCCCGGACACAGCGCGCGGGCCTCATCGGCGACCAGCTGCATCAGGCTGGAACCGCCGACCAGCACCACCGCGCCGATCTGATCCGCCTGCACGCCCGCCTCGACCAGCGTTTCCTGCATCGCGACGCGCAAGCGTTTTCGCGCATCGCTCAGCGACGCGTCCAGCGAGGCCGCCGAG
This window contains:
- a CDS encoding tellurite resistance TerB family protein — its product is MIDVFKSLFRSDAAARAEVSPQIAVAALLVDAARADGVYAPDESDAVAALLAAIFSLTPAEARALRAQGEVAQGDAPDIVRFTRVIKFALEEDQRIQLIEALWSVVLVDHQRDPNEDALLRRLPPLIAVSDHDSAAARQRVLARHSA